The Salvia splendens isolate huo1 chromosome 21, SspV2, whole genome shotgun sequence genome includes a window with the following:
- the LOC121784683 gene encoding uncharacterized protein LOC121784683, with the protein MGLRYTCSVWEAYSIMVLFVEQNLEAVELIPNISICAYGFSSSHYYSTSDGDGLPRPVVEILKVCGDDPQLLPVFLNASLRRCCPKCITAFNKVYYQRHDAALNWYPAFEYYRRHDIDVEKRDAALLQVMDQ; encoded by the exons ATGGGACTCAGATATACGTGTAGCGTGTGGGAAGCTTACTCCATCATGGTGCTCTTCGTTGAGCAAAATCTTGAGGCAGTTGAGCTCATCCCGAATATCTCTATCTGTGCATATGGCTTTTCCTCTTCGCATTATTATAGTACGTCTGATGGAGATGGTTTACCTAGACCTGTAGTAGAGATATTGAAGGTATGTGGTGATGATCCACAACTGCTACCTGTTTTCCTAAACGCCTCGCTCCGGAGATGTTGCCCCAAATGCATAACCGCGTTTAATAAGGTGTACTATCAAAGGCATGATGCTGCCTTGAACTGGTATCCTGCATTTGAATACTATCGAAGACATGATATAG ATGTGGAGAAAAGAGATGCTGCACTACTACAAGTCATGGACCAGTGA